A single region of the Kwoniella botswanensis chromosome 1, complete sequence genome encodes:
- a CDS encoding FACT complex subunit POB3, which produces MATVTFENIFHGDGPDIGKLRFNAAGFGWKTYASEEAPTTFSGHDVRHATWLRVARNFQLRLAMRQAEKPRITFDGFKREDHDKVKRTLDEFFNIKMETRDTSLKGWNWGKAQVQGNDITFQVQGKTAFEIPLSTVGNSNIAGKNEVALEFNPPPPFPHDPKDLSKRVPDELVEMRFYIPGKSMKSKGSDAGSDGEETDLDEDGNEVSAADAFHNMIKEKADIGAVVGDSIVVFEDILVLTPRGRFSLEFYPDSLRLLGKSTDYRVPFTSIHRIFLLPKLDDLHVQLVLGLDPPIRQGATRYPFLVAQWPKDEEVDAELNLSDEELAKYPDLQRKYEAPTFQVISRVLKALTGKKVTPPGSFRTAQGLNGLKANVKAVQGELYFLEKGLIFIAKQPILIDFSKTESISFSRVGGGIASAKTFDMRVVSKTEVADHVFTAISKEEVQPISAFLKQKNIKLLNEMEETVMDIDEPLSDEDEEMESIASEDEDSGKKSKKDKGGKKAKPSVQDDDDESDDEDFQSESSDGGSPSESDSDEDESGMASDASDPLMEELKRKQAKRAKKDSGSGSDAEKPKAKKAKKGD; this is translated from the exons ATGGCGACTGTGACTTTTGAGAATA TCTTCCATGGCGATGGTCCCGATATAGGAA AGTTACGTTTCAATGCTGCTGGTTTCGGCTGGAAGACCTATGCGAGTGAGGAAGCACCTACGACGTTTAGTGGTCATGATGTCAGGCATGCTACTTGGCTCAG GGTCGCAAGAAATTTTCAGCTCAGGTTAGCTATGCGTCAAGCGGAGAAACCGAGGATCACCTTCGATGGGTTTaagagagag GATCACGATAAGGTGAAAAGAACTCTCGATGaattcttcaacatcaagatGGAAACGAGAGACACGAGTTTAAAAGGGTGGAATTGGGGTAAAGCGCAGGTACAAG GTAACGATATCACTTTCCAAGTACAAGGTAAAACAGCTTTCGAAATCCCTTTATCCACCGTTGGTAATTCCAATATCGCCGGTAAAAACGAAGTGGCCTTGGAGTTCAACCCTCCCCCACCATTCCCTCATGATCCCAAGGACCTATCCAAGAGGGTGCCCGACGAGTTGGTTGAAATGAGATTCTACATCCCCGGAAAAAGCATGAAGTCTAAGGGTAGCGATGCCGGTTCAGATGGGGAAGAAACGGATttagatgaggatggaaatGAGGTGTCGGCGGCGGACGCTTTCCATAATATGATCAAAGAGAAGGCGGATATAGGCGCTGTGGTAGGGGATAGTATTGTGGTGTTCGAAGATATCCTGGTACTCAcgccaag AGGTCGATTCTCCCTTGAATTCTATCCCGATTCCCTTCGCCTCCTTGGTAAATCGACAGATTACCGAGTGCCCTTCACTTCCATTCACCGTATATTCCTCTTACCCAAGCTCGATGACCTACATGTTCAGCTCGTACTCGGTTTAGACCCTCCTATCAGACAGGGTGCAACCCGATATCCATTTTTGGTAGCTCAGTGGCCCAAGgacgaagaggttgatgCGGAATTGAATCTATCTGA TGAGGAACTCGCCAAATACCCCGACTTGCAACGTAAATACGAAGCACCCACTTTCCAAGTGATCTCCAGAGTACTCAAAGCTCTAACAGGAAAGAAGGTCACCCCACCGGGGAGTTTCAGGACGGCTCAAGGTCTGAATGGTCTGAAAGCGAACGTGAAAGCTGTTCAAGGAGAATTATACTTCttggagaaaggtttgaTCTTTATCGCCAAACAACCTatattgatcgatttctCCAAGACCGAAAGTATCTCTTTCTCAcg TGTCGGAGGAGGTATAGCATCAGCAAAGACATTTGACATGCGAGTAGTATCCAAGACGGAGGTTGCCGATCATGTGTTCACAGCTATTAGTAAAGAAGAGGTTCAACCGATAAGTGCATTCTTGAAGCAGAAGAATATTAAATTGttgaatgagatggaagagactgtgatggatattgatgaacCTCTGAGtgacgaggacgaagagatggaatctATCGcctcggaagatgaagattcagGAAAGAAGAGCAAAAAGGATAAAGGGGGAAAGAAGGCTAAGCCCTCAGTacaggatgatgacgatgagtCTG ATGACGAAGATTTCCAATCTGAATCTTCCGATGGAGGATCACCTTCTGAATCTGActcggacgaagatgagagtggTATGGCATCCGATGCCAGTGATCCGTTGATGGAGGAGTTGAAGAGGAAACAAGCCAAGAGGGCCAAGAAGGATAGTGGTAGTGGGAGTGATGCGGAGAAACCTAAAGCCAAAAAGGCTAAAAAAGGGGAttag